One part of the Tunicatimonas pelagia genome encodes these proteins:
- a CDS encoding phospho-sugar mutase, which translates to MDQAVKTKAEQWLNSSAIDADSQSEIQRLLNQDNETDLVEAFYKDLEFGTGGLRGIMGVGSNRINKYTVGMATQGLSNYLLKTYPDEQIKVAIAYDSRNNSRYFAEVTADVFSANGIQVYFFDGLRPTPELSYAIRQLDCHSGVVLTASHNPKEYNGYKAYWNDGAQLVPPHDKNVIEEVDAIEGLEAVKFDRDDAKVHMIGTDIDEQYLADIKALSLSPEAIKNQHDLKIVFTPIHGTGVTLVPPVLKELEFTNVHVVAEQAEPDGNGDFPTVVYPNPEESEALSIALKQATEMDADLVMGTDPDADRVGIAAKNLNGEFEILNGNQAGSMLVHYLLKKWKEAGKLDGKQFVAKTIVTTELIRKIAEYYDVDCYDTLTGFKYIAALIKDKEGQQTFIGGGEESYGYLIGDFVRDKDAVASCAMIAEMTAYVKDQGMSLYDFLLETYEQFGLYRESLVSLTKKGKSGVEEIRQMMRDLRENPPQTIVGEHVTTVIDYLKGTETDTASGTQRPIEFPESNVLQFFTEKGTKVSARPSGTEPKIKFYFSVNDQLPNRSEFAQKWTALGKKVDAVIEDMKLK; encoded by the coding sequence ATGGATCAAGCCGTGAAAACTAAAGCTGAGCAGTGGCTCAACAGTAGTGCTATTGATGCCGATAGCCAATCCGAAATTCAGCGCCTTCTTAATCAGGATAATGAGACTGACTTGGTAGAAGCATTTTATAAAGATTTAGAATTCGGAACCGGTGGTTTACGCGGGATTATGGGGGTGGGTTCGAACCGAATTAATAAATACACGGTAGGCATGGCCACGCAGGGATTGAGCAACTATCTACTAAAAACGTATCCTGACGAACAAATTAAAGTAGCCATTGCCTACGACAGCCGGAATAACAGCCGCTACTTCGCGGAAGTGACCGCCGATGTATTTTCGGCTAATGGCATTCAGGTTTATTTCTTCGATGGGCTGCGACCTACCCCGGAACTTTCGTACGCCATTCGCCAATTAGATTGCCACAGTGGGGTGGTGCTCACGGCTTCGCACAATCCGAAGGAATACAACGGTTATAAAGCTTACTGGAACGATGGGGCGCAGCTCGTGCCTCCGCACGATAAAAACGTAATTGAGGAAGTGGATGCCATTGAAGGGTTGGAAGCGGTGAAGTTTGATCGGGATGATGCGAAGGTGCATATGATCGGAACCGATATTGACGAGCAGTACCTAGCCGATATAAAAGCGTTATCTCTTTCTCCCGAAGCCATTAAAAACCAGCACGATCTAAAAATTGTCTTTACTCCAATTCACGGTACGGGAGTTACTTTGGTGCCCCCGGTACTCAAAGAACTAGAGTTTACCAATGTGCATGTGGTAGCAGAACAGGCCGAACCCGATGGCAACGGAGATTTTCCTACCGTAGTTTATCCCAATCCGGAAGAAAGCGAAGCATTAAGTATTGCTCTAAAACAGGCAACCGAAATGGATGCCGATCTGGTAATGGGCACCGATCCCGATGCCGACCGAGTAGGTATTGCAGCTAAAAACCTAAACGGCGAATTTGAGATATTAAACGGAAACCAAGCGGGTAGTATGCTGGTGCACTATCTGCTAAAAAAATGGAAAGAAGCCGGAAAACTAGACGGGAAGCAGTTCGTAGCTAAAACCATTGTAACGACCGAACTGATCCGAAAAATAGCCGAGTACTACGACGTAGATTGTTACGATACCCTTACGGGCTTTAAGTACATTGCGGCTCTCATCAAAGATAAAGAAGGCCAGCAAACCTTTATTGGCGGAGGCGAAGAAAGCTACGGCTACCTGATTGGCGATTTTGTGCGCGACAAAGATGCAGTAGCGTCCTGTGCTATGATTGCCGAGATGACCGCCTACGTAAAAGACCAAGGAATGAGCCTCTACGATTTTTTGCTGGAAACCTATGAGCAGTTTGGCTTGTACCGCGAATCCTTAGTTTCTCTTACTAAAAAGGGAAAGAGTGGGGTAGAAGAAATTCGCCAGATGATGCGCGACTTACGGGAAAATCCACCCCAGACCATCGTGGGTGAGCATGTCACCACCGTGATAGACTATTTGAAGGGAACCGAAACCGATACTGCTTCCGGTACTCAGCGACCCATTGAATTCCCGGAGTCCAACGTATTACAATTCTTCACCGAAAAAGGAACTAAGGTATCTGCTCGCCCATCGGGTACGGAGCCGAAGATCAAATTTTACTTCAGCGTGAACGATCAGCTTCCTAACCGATCAGAATTCGCCCAAAAATGGACTGCACTGGGTAAAAAAGTGGATGCGGTAATTGAGGATATGAAACTGAAATAG
- a CDS encoding MerR family transcriptional regulator yields MSYKEKQIEKKYFSIGEVAKMLNVAASQIRFWEGEFDIINPRKNRNGKRQFTKEDIEKVKLVYHLVKEKGYTLQGAKDKLKSGTQATKDTMEMIDTLKEVRSFLIDLKEKMD; encoded by the coding sequence ATGTCCTACAAAGAAAAACAAATTGAAAAAAAGTACTTTTCCATTGGCGAGGTAGCTAAAATGCTAAATGTGGCTGCTTCGCAGATTCGCTTTTGGGAGGGAGAGTTTGACATAATCAACCCCCGAAAGAATAGAAATGGGAAGCGACAATTTACCAAGGAGGATATAGAGAAAGTAAAGTTGGTTTACCACCTGGTAAAAGAAAAGGGCTATACATTGCAGGGAGCCAAAGATAAATTGAAGAGTGGCACTCAGGCTACTAAGGATACTATGGAGATGATTGATACTCTGAAAGAGGTTCGCTCTTTTTTAATTGACCTAAAAGAAAAAATGGATTAG
- the dprA gene encoding DNA-processing protein DprA: MTPMVGGATARQLINHCGSVEAIFRDKPHHLSRIPGIGPKIISSLKNNQHLLQQAYEEIDRCHRQGITILGYEHPQYPERLRHIYDIPLVLYYKGKADLNHQRVISIVGTRQATSYGLDAVEKIVATLAKYDVLIISGLAYGIDIQAHRMAMRYGLPTVAVMANGIDQIYPAVHQKDAWSFVEKGGLLTENPLGTKPEAKKFPARNRIIAGLADAVVVVEAASKGGALITADLANDYDREVFAVPGSIHHQYSRGCNQLIRQHKAHLLSQGEDIITMLNWDLEKDINYLTNQPKIFAPPEELNEDEQKVYKVLTQHPDGLLLDKISWCTQLSISQLAAVLLNLEFKQYVRARPGNRYQLRTV, encoded by the coding sequence ATGACACCTATGGTTGGTGGAGCTACGGCTCGTCAACTAATTAATCATTGCGGTTCAGTGGAGGCCATCTTTCGGGATAAACCTCATCATTTAAGCCGAATTCCGGGTATCGGGCCAAAAATAATCAGTTCGTTAAAGAACAATCAGCATTTACTACAACAAGCCTACGAAGAAATTGACCGTTGCCATCGCCAAGGTATCACGATACTGGGGTATGAACATCCTCAGTACCCGGAGCGTCTCCGCCATATTTACGACATTCCGTTGGTGCTGTATTATAAAGGAAAAGCCGACTTAAATCACCAGCGAGTAATTAGCATAGTAGGAACTCGTCAGGCTACATCCTACGGCTTAGATGCCGTGGAAAAGATTGTTGCCACACTGGCTAAGTACGATGTGCTGATTATTAGCGGATTAGCTTACGGAATTGATATTCAGGCTCACCGGATGGCTATGCGGTACGGCTTACCTACGGTAGCGGTGATGGCGAATGGAATAGACCAGATTTATCCGGCTGTACACCAGAAGGATGCTTGGAGTTTTGTTGAAAAGGGTGGGCTACTTACTGAGAACCCTTTAGGGACTAAACCCGAAGCGAAAAAATTTCCAGCTCGTAACCGAATTATCGCTGGCTTGGCCGACGCGGTGGTAGTGGTAGAGGCTGCTTCTAAGGGTGGTGCTTTAATTACCGCCGATTTAGCCAATGATTACGATCGAGAAGTTTTTGCCGTGCCGGGAAGTATTCATCATCAGTATTCACGAGGATGTAATCAACTGATTCGGCAACATAAAGCGCACCTACTAAGCCAAGGTGAAGATATTATCACCATGCTTAACTGGGATTTAGAGAAAGATATAAACTACCTAACTAATCAACCTAAAATTTTTGCGCCACCGGAAGAATTGAATGAGGATGAGCAAAAAGTATATAAAGTGCTCACTCAGCACCCCGATGGTTTATTATTAGATAAAATTAGTTGGTGTACCCAACTATCAATATCACAACTAGCCGCAGTACTACTCAATCTAGAATTTAAACAATATGTGCGGGCACGACCCGGAAACAGGTATCAACTTCGAACAGTATGA
- a CDS encoding J domain-containing protein produces MESYQDYYQVLDVGYNASSEDVKLAYRQLAKRYHPDANAGDKDKEEMFKLISEAYNVLSNTDKKASYDLSLLLGLYEDEKSRTTRTTRARTQPQYTYRPPVSVYYSKLTYVGMTVLVLALVASILLVPFALSRYSSSYHYDKGLEYYQNEQYYAALNSLERSILDFGSKNVEACLLAGTILSEEYGQFNYAIDYMDRGLEVASSDGERVQLLYCKGQYLQGSGDYNGAIEQLNQALELWPQYDSLYLTIASIYAFNLDQYDNAIEYYKQLQTGGEVYDEVTYGLAYCYYKLGDVDQSARYINKYMVNYGISTEAYLLRAKLNAKRGE; encoded by the coding sequence ATGGAGAGTTACCAAGATTATTATCAAGTGCTGGATGTAGGCTATAATGCTTCATCAGAAGACGTAAAGTTGGCCTATCGTCAGTTGGCCAAACGTTATCACCCCGATGCTAATGCGGGCGATAAGGACAAAGAAGAGATGTTTAAGCTGATAAGTGAGGCTTACAATGTTCTCTCTAACACTGATAAGAAAGCTTCTTACGATTTATCGTTACTGCTAGGGCTGTATGAAGACGAAAAATCGCGGACAACCCGTACCACTAGGGCGCGCACTCAGCCACAGTACACCTACCGTCCACCGGTGTCGGTCTATTATTCAAAACTAACTTACGTAGGAATGACTGTGCTGGTATTGGCTCTAGTTGCCTCTATCTTGCTCGTTCCATTTGCTTTATCACGTTATTCTTCCTCCTATCATTACGATAAAGGATTAGAGTACTATCAGAATGAGCAATATTACGCAGCCCTAAACAGTCTAGAGCGATCAATCTTAGACTTTGGTAGCAAAAATGTAGAAGCTTGTCTACTAGCGGGTACTATATTAAGTGAAGAATACGGTCAGTTTAATTATGCAATTGATTATATGGATCGTGGTTTGGAAGTTGCTTCCTCCGATGGGGAAAGAGTGCAGTTGCTGTATTGTAAAGGGCAGTATTTACAGGGCAGTGGCGATTATAATGGAGCTATTGAGCAGCTCAACCAAGCATTAGAGCTATGGCCACAGTACGATAGTCTATATCTTACAATTGCCAGTATTTATGCGTTTAACCTAGACCAGTACGACAATGCTATTGAATATTATAAGCAGTTACAAACGGGCGGGGAAGTATATGATGAAGTAACTTACGGGTTGGCCTATTGCTACTATAAATTGGGTGACGTTGATCAGTCGGCTCGCTATATCAATAAATATATGGTAAATTATGGCATTAGTACTGAAGCGTATTTGCTACGAGCCAAATTAAATGCGAAGCGGGGGGAATGA
- a CDS encoding tetratricopeptide repeat protein, which yields MKQMKNLATICILSIALLISQSLLALPGSDDLVTKGRMLFEEGSYKEAIMAFNQAIEANPSNVHAYYLRGKTKTVFEDYHGAMKDYNSAIEADPDFAEAYLERGNVKFSLQDYYGAIADYGEAVKLNKNLIQAYYYRGKARRELQVYEDAINDFTKIIELNPKNPDAYYLRGVIRIERGFHQEGCLDLSKAGELGDLKAYEMIRQVCNKATK from the coding sequence ATGAAACAAATGAAAAATCTGGCTACCATCTGTATTTTATCTATAGCTCTCTTAATTTCTCAATCGCTACTGGCACTTCCCGGTTCAGACGATTTAGTCACTAAAGGGCGTATGCTTTTTGAGGAAGGCTCGTACAAGGAGGCTATCATGGCATTTAATCAAGCTATTGAAGCCAACCCTTCTAATGTTCACGCGTACTATTTGCGAGGAAAAACCAAAACGGTTTTTGAAGACTATCACGGTGCTATGAAGGACTATAATTCGGCTATTGAGGCTGATCCTGACTTTGCTGAAGCCTATCTTGAACGCGGAAATGTAAAATTTTCACTGCAAGATTACTACGGGGCTATTGCCGATTATGGCGAGGCCGTAAAACTCAACAAAAACCTGATTCAGGCGTATTACTACCGAGGAAAGGCTCGCCGTGAACTACAAGTTTACGAAGATGCTATTAATGATTTCACCAAAATTATTGAGTTAAACCCAAAGAATCCTGATGCCTATTATTTACGCGGAGTAATTCGAATTGAACGAGGTTTTCACCAAGAAGGCTGTTTAGATCTTAGCAAAGCCGGAGAGTTGGGTGATCTAAAAGCCTACGAAATGATTCGTCAGGTATGCAATAAAGCTACCAAATAA
- the hemF gene encoding oxygen-dependent coproporphyrinogen oxidase, with protein sequence MITKEKIAEWFKHLQNDICTTLEEADGSGQFIPDTWNRPGGGGGTSRVLNNGSVIEKGGVNFSAVHGETPAKILTALNLDSAEFYATGVSIVLHPHNPFVPIIHMNVRYFEMSNGVYWFGGGIDLTPHYVDRADAQYFHATLKEVCDRFDPSYYPTYKKWADDYFYIKHRQETRGIGGIFFDRLTAQKGKQKTDIFAFVQAVGQVFAPTYTYFMNKNKDLSFEDQHKQWQYLRRGRYVEFNLVLDKGTKFGLDTDGRTESILMSLPPLATWQYNHTPPSDSTEAKTLSHLKKDINWIDF encoded by the coding sequence ATGATTACCAAAGAAAAAATAGCAGAATGGTTTAAGCATCTTCAAAACGATATTTGTACCACTCTTGAGGAGGCTGATGGTAGTGGGCAATTTATCCCCGACACCTGGAACCGACCGGGCGGTGGTGGTGGTACTTCCCGGGTTCTCAATAACGGCTCGGTCATTGAAAAAGGGGGAGTCAACTTCTCGGCCGTACACGGAGAAACTCCTGCTAAAATTCTAACTGCGCTCAATCTTGATTCGGCTGAATTTTACGCTACCGGAGTTTCAATTGTGCTACACCCGCATAACCCCTTTGTCCCGATTATTCACATGAATGTCCGGTATTTTGAAATGAGTAACGGAGTCTATTGGTTTGGGGGAGGTATTGACCTTACTCCTCACTACGTAGACCGTGCGGATGCTCAATACTTTCACGCTACACTTAAAGAAGTTTGCGACCGTTTTGACCCCTCCTATTATCCTACCTACAAAAAATGGGCTGATGATTATTTTTATATCAAACATCGCCAGGAGACCCGAGGTATTGGTGGGATATTTTTTGACCGCCTAACCGCCCAAAAGGGAAAGCAGAAAACCGATATATTCGCTTTCGTGCAGGCGGTAGGTCAAGTATTTGCGCCGACCTACACCTACTTTATGAATAAAAATAAAGATCTTTCCTTCGAGGATCAGCATAAGCAGTGGCAGTATCTTCGCCGGGGGCGCTACGTAGAGTTTAACTTAGTATTGGATAAGGGTACTAAATTTGGACTAGATACTGATGGACGCACCGAGTCAATACTTATGAGTTTACCTCCTTTGGCTACTTGGCAGTACAACCACACCCCTCCTTCCGACAGTACAGAAGCTAAAACTCTTTCCCATCTAAAGAAAGATATTAATTGGATTGATTTTTAA
- a CDS encoding fibronectin type III domain-containing protein — MSKLPIPIIYFIISWLSATTALAQNVIFSDDFEAGIVSDAWVAKPGIDNGVVNTYRLTAPDTNYVIRLGKLHDGNKQLVINRLDLPLDLSLHSRVLLQFDIAHYGEESHPQDGIYLSTDGGKFFTKIYGFSFDQWSARTMSTPSPLDVTLLARKKSLSLNNQTIIRFQQYGSHDFIGSAQYSDGIQLDNIQVLAFEDTYTTIPFKESFESKAWHPSLSVGNITEPNQPLSPFGVVESVYYDSLRGKILRMGSQRDEQLTTNALDLRVDLSSQKEVELLFKILNNGDETHPQDGIFFSPDGGQQFIKVFDFDLEAWREKEFGSYPPININRLAQQHKIPLTSQFVIRFQQHDDDDFAGSRLSSDGIYLDDIELRKATATYASYPLFEDFNHGSLASYWKVSVPDTRDTAVSVAPTGHVALVPHAKGYAIALGNTVDRLYNTNALDLHINLSQAENPELSFKIFNHYDETHSLDGVYFSNDAGQHFTKVIHFDGSSWATKAWGEFNALNLRAIAANHQLALTEHFVIRFQQHDDDDFEGTRTVSDGIYLDNISIQEPPHQYYAALPLIETFESDSLTKFWRAGNLSKTADEELIRPDASAQIIDGLGHSSPHALALGRAHNGELGVSAYDLHLDLSYQSNLELNFRMYSHKAESQKENGIWVSQNGGQSYQHAYSFRPSVPRQYVRYSINLDSLIETLALNYTDQFIIRFQHVGDRSFLGSDGFASGAILDDIVVTHRLTAPSVQDMRLRYQENSKQSQIQWPHSESAHNYQVQIFLEELSSQHLVADQTTKDNSLLLAKDVLLSGQLYYIRIRSINGISASDWSDPVAISANREGRISTSSLAIILP, encoded by the coding sequence ATGAGCAAATTACCTATACCTATCATTTATTTCATTATTAGCTGGTTGAGTGCTACTACTGCACTAGCTCAAAATGTTATTTTTTCAGATGATTTTGAGGCCGGTATTGTATCAGATGCCTGGGTTGCTAAACCGGGAATAGATAACGGAGTAGTTAATACCTACCGACTTACTGCACCGGATACCAATTATGTGATACGACTAGGAAAGCTGCACGATGGCAACAAACAGCTAGTAATAAATCGCCTGGACTTACCTTTGGATTTATCGCTTCATTCCCGGGTGTTACTACAGTTTGACATTGCTCACTACGGAGAAGAAAGCCATCCGCAAGATGGTATTTACCTTAGTACTGATGGAGGGAAATTTTTTACCAAGATTTATGGCTTTTCTTTTGACCAATGGAGTGCCCGAACCATGAGCACTCCTTCTCCCCTAGATGTAACACTACTAGCCCGTAAGAAGAGTCTTTCACTTAATAACCAAACCATTATTCGCTTTCAGCAATACGGTAGCCACGATTTTATTGGAAGTGCCCAATACAGTGATGGCATACAACTAGATAATATTCAGGTGCTGGCCTTTGAAGATACTTATACCACTATTCCTTTTAAAGAGAGTTTTGAGAGCAAAGCATGGCATCCGTCCTTATCAGTAGGAAATATCACCGAACCTAATCAGCCGCTATCGCCCTTTGGCGTAGTAGAATCGGTCTACTATGATTCTCTGCGCGGAAAAATCCTAAGAATGGGTAGCCAGCGTGACGAACAACTCACTACGAATGCGCTGGATTTGCGAGTAGACTTATCATCTCAGAAAGAAGTTGAGCTTTTATTTAAAATACTGAACAACGGTGATGAAACGCATCCGCAAGATGGTATTTTCTTTAGCCCCGACGGTGGTCAGCAATTCATTAAGGTATTTGACTTTGACTTGGAAGCTTGGCGAGAAAAGGAGTTTGGGTCTTACCCACCAATAAATATTAACCGATTGGCCCAGCAGCATAAAATTCCGCTAACCAGTCAATTTGTTATTCGCTTTCAGCAGCACGATGATGATGATTTTGCAGGAAGTCGGCTCAGCAGCGATGGTATTTATTTGGATGATATTGAACTCCGGAAGGCTACGGCTACTTATGCTTCGTATCCGCTTTTTGAGGATTTTAATCACGGCTCACTGGCTTCTTACTGGAAAGTAAGTGTGCCTGATACGCGAGATACCGCAGTTTCGGTAGCTCCCACGGGGCATGTAGCCTTAGTTCCTCATGCGAAGGGATATGCTATAGCATTGGGGAACACAGTAGATCGGCTGTATAACACCAATGCCCTTGATCTGCACATTAACTTGAGTCAAGCTGAAAATCCTGAGTTGAGTTTCAAAATATTTAATCACTACGACGAAACTCATTCGCTAGATGGCGTTTACTTCAGTAATGATGCCGGGCAACACTTTACCAAAGTTATTCACTTTGATGGAAGTTCTTGGGCTACCAAAGCCTGGGGTGAATTTAACGCACTAAACCTTCGAGCAATAGCCGCCAACCACCAACTCGCATTAACCGAGCATTTTGTCATTCGCTTTCAACAGCACGATGATGATGACTTTGAAGGTACCCGCACGGTGAGTGATGGTATTTACTTAGACAACATCAGCATTCAGGAACCTCCGCACCAATACTACGCCGCATTGCCACTTATAGAAACGTTTGAATCTGATTCATTAACCAAATTCTGGCGAGCAGGTAATTTATCCAAAACCGCCGATGAAGAACTAATTCGTCCGGATGCCAGTGCTCAGATAATAGATGGGTTAGGACACAGCTCACCTCACGCTTTGGCACTGGGGCGGGCTCACAATGGAGAATTAGGCGTTAGTGCCTACGATCTTCACTTAGACTTATCTTATCAATCAAACCTTGAGCTAAACTTCCGTATGTACAGCCATAAGGCAGAAAGCCAGAAAGAAAACGGCATCTGGGTTAGTCAAAATGGAGGGCAAAGCTACCAGCATGCGTATAGTTTCCGTCCTTCAGTACCTCGGCAGTATGTGCGCTATTCTATCAACCTTGATTCTCTGATAGAAACTCTGGCGCTTAACTATACCGATCAATTTATTATCCGTTTTCAGCATGTAGGAGATCGTAGCTTCTTAGGGTCGGATGGTTTTGCCAGCGGAGCAATTTTAGACGATATAGTAGTGACTCATCGTCTCACTGCACCCAGTGTACAAGATATGCGATTACGCTATCAGGAAAACTCCAAACAATCTCAAATTCAGTGGCCCCATTCCGAATCAGCGCATAATTACCAAGTGCAAATATTTCTGGAAGAACTCTCTTCTCAGCATTTAGTAGCAGATCAAACTACTAAGGATAACTCATTATTGCTAGCTAAAGATGTTTTGCTATCTGGTCAGCTATATTACATTCGTATTAGGTCAATCAATGGCATATCCGCAAGTGATTGGAGTGATCCGGTAGCTATATCAGCCAATCGTGAAGGCCGAATCAGCACATCATCATTGGCAATCATACTTCCCTAA
- a CDS encoding BamA/TamA family outer membrane protein gives MTARPSIYNIFLFLVSLLATGCLGTRYLEQGEYLLYEQRIKGAQRVSESELSDFYRQEPNRRLPILPIAPYVWLYHEGQKNYDLEKIEQEAEQVREKYEQKVTKAQRKGKDRKVQRLERKQNEKLAKLEKKKEEGTLFMRWGEPLSVYDSSKAEATRRQMESYLHTKGFFEGEVSRNVRVEDRQVTSTYTIIEKEPYRIDSMNYLSDDTTILTLVQDNIRNKIIKENQIYDQDKLGRLRESIENLLKNNGYYDFSRQYIEFRVDSTIGERKVRVYTLIREPAKRGFHKQFELDSIIFTTDADVRGYTGERKVSTYNDVTYRYHRYQYYKKILGRRVLIDKNNPYSREQTLETQRQLSNLDVFKFININYDTTGGKFIANIYASPLKKFQTSTEVGLNVSQGLPGPFVNASLQVRNVFGGLEILELSGRAGIEGVPPVVGEATGGAVFASREAGGNLSLTFPQFILPLPERWKQDLGRFNPKTRLQTGYNYVDRPEYTRTNFQTSMAYTWQKGQKAQYILTPIDFNFIDSRIKLDTFQTILNNSLETYGIPLNRSFEPSFVTSTSFTATFNFNNYGANPLLGEKNQGTPSYLRLFFESGGTLLNFFGTETLDDAELAYFKFLKFNPDFRQYISLSKEKTLAYRVNVGLAFPYNEDPDDQVLPYEKYFFAGGSNSIRAWLPRRLGPGSVSPDSVDSNGYFEYNLEQPGEILLEASVEYRQNLFGFVNGALFVDAGNVWRLREFRTDSGTDPNPSRQGSAQFAFNSFIPQIAVGAGAGLRFDFSFLILRFDYGIKIYDPAREVYDRNEDEPTGRWIGQKFDVWDEIANGVLNIGIGYPF, from the coding sequence GTGACCGCTCGACCAAGTATATACAATATATTTCTATTTTTAGTAAGCCTACTAGCCACTGGTTGTTTAGGGACTCGCTACCTTGAACAAGGCGAGTATTTGCTCTACGAACAGCGAATAAAAGGTGCCCAACGAGTGAGCGAAAGCGAATTAAGTGATTTTTATCGTCAAGAGCCTAATCGTCGTTTGCCTATTCTTCCCATTGCTCCCTATGTTTGGTTGTACCACGAAGGCCAGAAAAATTATGATCTGGAAAAAATTGAGCAAGAAGCCGAGCAAGTTCGTGAGAAATATGAGCAGAAGGTGACCAAAGCCCAACGCAAAGGAAAAGACCGAAAAGTACAACGACTCGAGCGAAAACAAAATGAAAAATTAGCCAAGCTAGAGAAGAAAAAAGAAGAGGGCACCTTATTTATGCGCTGGGGAGAGCCTTTGTCAGTGTATGACAGTAGCAAGGCTGAAGCCACTCGCCGACAGATGGAGAGTTACCTTCATACAAAAGGTTTTTTTGAAGGAGAAGTCAGCCGTAACGTTAGAGTGGAAGATCGACAGGTAACTTCTACCTACACAATTATTGAGAAGGAGCCTTATCGGATTGATTCAATGAATTATTTGAGTGATGATACCACCATTCTCACTCTGGTTCAGGACAACATTCGGAATAAAATCATTAAAGAGAATCAAATTTACGATCAAGATAAGTTGGGAAGGTTGCGGGAGAGCATTGAAAACCTGCTCAAGAATAACGGTTACTACGACTTTAGCCGACAGTATATTGAGTTTCGGGTAGATTCTACTATTGGCGAGCGAAAAGTACGAGTGTATACGCTGATTCGTGAGCCAGCCAAACGAGGTTTTCACAAACAGTTTGAACTAGACTCTATTATTTTTACTACTGATGCTGATGTGCGAGGTTATACCGGAGAACGAAAGGTAAGTACTTACAACGATGTTACGTATCGCTACCACCGCTATCAGTACTACAAAAAAATTCTTGGGCGTCGGGTATTAATTGATAAGAATAATCCGTATAGCCGAGAGCAAACACTAGAGACCCAAAGACAACTTTCCAACCTAGATGTTTTTAAGTTTATTAACATCAACTATGATACCACCGGGGGTAAGTTTATTGCCAATATCTACGCCAGCCCTCTTAAGAAATTTCAGACTTCAACCGAGGTAGGCTTAAATGTAAGCCAGGGGTTGCCAGGGCCATTTGTTAATGCCTCATTACAAGTGCGTAATGTATTTGGTGGGTTAGAGATTCTGGAACTCAGCGGGCGGGCGGGTATTGAAGGAGTGCCTCCTGTGGTTGGAGAAGCTACTGGTGGCGCAGTATTTGCCAGTCGCGAAGCCGGGGGTAACCTATCGCTTACCTTTCCGCAGTTTATACTTCCGCTTCCTGAACGCTGGAAGCAAGACTTAGGTAGATTCAACCCTAAGACCCGGCTTCAGACGGGCTACAACTACGTAGATCGACCCGAGTACACCCGAACCAATTTTCAGACCTCAATGGCCTATACTTGGCAAAAAGGGCAGAAAGCTCAGTATATTTTAACTCCAATTGACTTTAACTTTATTGACTCTAGAATTAAACTAGATACTTTTCAAACCATTCTGAATAATAGTTTAGAGACCTACGGGATTCCGCTAAATCGGTCTTTCGAGCCATCTTTCGTAACCAGCACCAGCTTCACGGCTACGTTCAATTTTAATAATTATGGTGCCAATCCTTTATTAGGAGAGAAAAATCAAGGTACTCCATCGTACCTACGACTATTTTTTGAAAGCGGAGGAACCTTACTCAATTTCTTTGGAACCGAAACCCTTGATGATGCCGAATTAGCGTATTTCAAGTTCTTGAAATTCAATCCTGATTTTCGTCAGTATATCTCGCTCTCTAAAGAAAAGACATTAGCATATCGAGTTAATGTTGGCCTCGCGTTTCCCTACAATGAAGATCCCGACGATCAGGTGCTTCCCTACGAGAAGTACTTTTTTGCGGGAGGAAGCAACAGTATTCGGGCTTGGCTCCCTCGTCGTTTGGGTCCCGGATCAGTGAGTCCTGATAGCGTAGACTCTAACGGATATTTTGAATACAACCTGGAGCAACCCGGAGAAATACTGCTAGAAGCTAGTGTTGAGTACCGCCAAAACCTATTTGGTTTTGTAAATGGTGCCCTCTTCGTAGATGCCGGGAATGTGTGGCGTTTGAGAGAATTTCGAACTGATTCTGGCACCGATCCTAACCCATCTCGCCAAGGTTCAGCTCAGTTTGCCTTCAACTCTTTTATTCCCCAAATCGCAGTTGGAGCCGGGGCAGGCCTTCGCTTCGATTTTTCTTTTTTAATCCTGCGCTTCGACTACGGTATAAAAATATATGACCCTGCCCGTGAGGTATACGACCGCAACGAAGACGAGCCTACCGGAAGGTGGATTGGTCAGAAGTTTGATGTGTGGGACGAAATTGCTAATGGGGTCTTAAATATTGGTATTGGCTACCCGTTCTGA